A single region of the Fenollaria sporofastidiosus genome encodes:
- a CDS encoding TIGR03936 family radical SAM-associated protein: MKILCKFTKLGYLKFISHLDLVDLFQRTLFQNKVDVKFSEGFNPHPRMSIAYPLPLGIESNSEYMEIYLNSKIDLNDFIIRMNEKLPHGIKIVEAKYDDDESISNKVKSVVYAFKLLNTFFEKNKNVDIVSELSKINDMDEVEIERKRKKGKRRIFVKENAKDFLTRLELKDDAIYAYIKMSEEGSLKPALIFDILNKYTDITMDELDIDLERIGLYQDYEGENEIFL; the protein is encoded by the coding sequence ATGAAAATTTTGTGTAAATTTACAAAGTTAGGTTACTTAAAATTCATCTCACACTTGGACCTTGTGGACTTATTTCAAAGGACTCTTTTTCAAAACAAAGTTGATGTAAAGTTCTCGGAGGGCTTTAATCCACATCCAAGGATGTCTATTGCTTATCCACTTCCACTAGGTATAGAGTCAAATAGTGAGTATATGGAGATATACTTAAACTCAAAGATTGATTTAAATGATTTTATTATTAGAATGAACGAGAAGCTTCCTCATGGCATTAAGATAGTAGAAGCAAAGTATGATGACGATGAGTCTATATCTAACAAGGTGAAGTCGGTCGTATATGCCTTTAAGCTATTGAACACTTTTTTTGAAAAGAATAAGAACGTTGATATTGTAAGCGAACTTTCGAAGATTAATGACATGGATGAGGTCGAGATAGAAAGAAAGAGAAAGAAAGGTAAGAGAAGGATCTTCGTTAAGGAAAATGCAAAAGACTTTTTGACTAGATTAGAGCTTAAAGATGATGCAATATATGCATATATAAAGATGAGTGAGGAGGGCTCGTTAAAGCCTGCACTAATATTTGACATACTTAATAAATATACAGACATAACTATGGATGAGCTTGACATAGACTTAGAACGCATAGGCTTGTATCAAGACTATGAAGGAGAGAATGAAATATTTTTATAA
- the mscL gene encoding large conductance mechanosensitive channel protein MscL, with protein sequence MLKEFKEFISKGNVMDLAVGVIIGGAFGKIVSSLVNDIIMPLIGLILGGTDMSNYFITLDGGQYATLAEAQEAGAATLNYGLFITQVINFLIIAFVIFMMVKAVNKARALTKKPEPEAAPTTKECPYCKSTIDINATRCPNCTSELK encoded by the coding sequence ATGTTAAAAGAATTCAAAGAATTTATTTCAAAGGGTAATGTTATGGACCTAGCAGTAGGTGTTATCATTGGTGGAGCTTTCGGAAAGATTGTTAGCTCACTTGTTAATGACATCATCATGCCACTTATCGGACTTATACTTGGTGGCACAGACATGAGCAACTATTTCATTACACTAGATGGTGGTCAATACGCTACACTTGCTGAGGCGCAAGAAGCTGGAGCAGCTACTCTAAATTACGGTTTATTTATTACACAAGTAATAAACTTCTTAATTATAGCCTTTGTTATATTTATGATGGTTAAGGCTGTGAACAAAGCTAGAGCACTTACTAAGAAGCCTGAGCCAGAAGCAGCACCAACAACTAAGGAATGTCCATATTGCAAATCAACAATTGATATTAATGCAACAAGATGCCCTAACTGTACATCAGAATTAAAATAA
- a CDS encoding deoxycytidylate deaminase, whose amino-acid sequence MADTRSSWQEYFMSIAHMIAKRSTCDRAYVGCLLVNKDNRIVSSGYNGSIKGNPHCSEIGHTMRDGHCIATIHAEMNALLYCAKEGIKVDGCVCYVTHFPCLNCTKALIQAGISKIYYTNDYRVDDYALELLDKNHIEHIKLDVDIK is encoded by the coding sequence ATGGCAGACACAAGATCTTCGTGGCAAGAGTATTTCATGTCTATCGCTCATATGATAGCAAAGAGATCGACATGTGATAGAGCATATGTTGGTTGCTTATTAGTAAATAAGGACAACAGAATTGTCTCCAGCGGTTATAACGGAAGTATAAAGGGTAATCCACATTGCTCTGAGATAGGCCACACAATGAGAGATGGTCACTGTATAGCGACTATACATGCAGAGATGAATGCACTTTTATATTGCGCAAAAGAAGGCATCAAAGTTGATGGCTGCGTGTGCTATGTAACACATTTTCCATGCCTTAACTGCACAAAAGCGTTGATTCAAGCTGGAATAAGCAAAATTTATTACACAAATGACTACAGAGTAGACGATTATGCTTTAGAATTGCTTGACAAAAATCATATAGAGCACATTAAATTAGATGTAGATATAAAGTAG
- a CDS encoding DNA polymerase III subunit alpha, with translation MSFTHLHLHTEYSLLDGSNKITELIDRVKELGMDACAITDHGNMYGVIKFYKEAKAKGIKPIIGCEVYACEDKLVKDKETPYYHLILLCENEKGYKNLIKIVSDASINGYYYKPRTDFNYLREHSEGIIALSACLGGEVQRMILDQNMDGAKKAALRYKEIFGENNFFLELQDHGMKEQAYVNNYLIDLSKELGLGLVATNDCHYLRKEDAKVHDVLLCIQTLSKIDDENRMRFPSEEFYVKSPEEMEKLFSYVPEAIKNTEIIKDRCNVEIEFHQKHLPNFEIDEDMTHSEYLHKLCEEGLKKRYGHVSEDIKNRMETEFKIIDSMGYVDYFLVVRDFIMYAKNNGIPVGPGRGSAAGSIVSYALGIVDVDPLKYDLLFERFLNPERVSMPDIDVDFGYERRSEVIDYVIRKYHEDKVSQIITFGTLAARAVIRDVARALDVPLNKADTLAKMVPRDLDITIDLALERNPEFKKAYDEDEEAKKIIDISRQLEGLPRNIGTHAAGILITEETITNHLPLVKNKESISTQYTMTELEELGFLKMDFLGLRNLTVIQDALDMIEKNYNLKVDFDNMECDDKNVINLFTNAETIGVFQFESVGMRRFLKELKAQKFEDLIAANSLFRPGPMQSIPKFVEARHDPSKISYLDPHLEPILKETYGCIVYQEQVMRIFRNLAGYSLGGADIVRRAMSKKKMKVLEQERKNFIYGKDDGDEVIIKGAVRNGIKEEVANQIFDYMLDFANYAFNKSHSAAYSVVAYRTAYLKYYYPKEYMASLLSSVMGNTPDVIKYLEEAKRLGIEVLRPDINKSFRKFATEDDCIRFGLSAIKNVGSNVIDSILKARGKIDGFTSFEDFLTKTYKVDSAAMNKKSIESLIKAGALDSLGLNRSQMLGSYDFILKSIQKDAKSNAEGQLGLFGLSDDNSSHAQYKVPEATELSKFMLLEGEKEMTGIYFSGHPLEEFTQELRDNSDFTSIEMKEKLADETDTDIKDNMFISYAGMISDVTKKVTKNNQMMAFIDLEDIYDNIRVVIFPRVYETYRSLIKEGERIVVKGRLQISANDEINIIADRVKRLEKRKETLYLRIKKDKDDNDKMDILDILKKYKGDNPVVVYFEETKSTIESNDSTAIDIDNEKLYEDLKMHLNEDDIVIK, from the coding sequence ATGAGTTTTACGCATTTGCACTTGCATACTGAGTATTCTTTACTTGATGGTTCAAACAAAATAACAGAGCTTATAGATAGAGTTAAAGAGCTTGGCATGGATGCATGTGCTATAACTGACCATGGCAATATGTATGGTGTAATCAAATTTTATAAGGAAGCGAAGGCTAAGGGTATCAAACCTATCATAGGCTGCGAGGTTTATGCATGCGAAGATAAGCTTGTAAAGGACAAAGAAACACCTTACTACCACTTGATACTTTTATGCGAAAACGAAAAGGGATACAAAAATCTTATAAAGATAGTCTCAGACGCCTCTATTAATGGCTACTACTATAAGCCAAGAACTGATTTTAACTATTTACGTGAGCATAGCGAAGGCATCATTGCACTATCTGCCTGCTTAGGTGGAGAGGTGCAAAGGATGATACTCGATCAAAATATGGATGGAGCAAAAAAAGCTGCGCTTAGATATAAAGAAATATTTGGAGAAAACAATTTCTTCCTAGAGCTTCAAGATCACGGTATGAAGGAGCAAGCATATGTTAATAATTATCTTATCGATCTTTCTAAGGAGCTAGGTCTTGGACTAGTTGCGACAAACGATTGTCACTACCTACGCAAAGAGGACGCTAAGGTTCACGACGTGCTTTTATGTATACAAACTCTTTCAAAGATTGATGATGAAAACAGAATGCGCTTTCCTAGTGAAGAGTTTTATGTAAAGAGTCCTGAGGAGATGGAGAAACTCTTCTCATATGTACCTGAGGCTATAAAAAATACTGAGATTATTAAAGACAGATGTAATGTAGAGATTGAGTTTCATCAAAAACATTTGCCTAACTTTGAGATAGATGAAGACATGACGCACTCTGAATACCTTCATAAGCTTTGCGAAGAAGGTTTAAAGAAGAGATATGGACATGTCAGTGAAGACATAAAGAATAGGATGGAAACTGAGTTTAAGATTATCGACTCCATGGGCTATGTTGACTACTTCCTAGTAGTTAGGGACTTTATAATGTACGCTAAAAACAATGGCATACCTGTTGGACCAGGAAGAGGTTCTGCGGCAGGCAGCATTGTTTCTTATGCTTTAGGCATAGTTGATGTTGACCCTCTAAAGTATGATTTGCTATTTGAAAGATTTCTAAATCCTGAGAGAGTTTCCATGCCCGATATAGATGTTGACTTTGGATATGAGAGAAGATCTGAAGTTATTGACTATGTAATAAGGAAGTATCACGAGGACAAGGTTAGTCAGATTATTACCTTTGGTACACTTGCCGCAAGAGCCGTTATTCGTGATGTTGCAAGGGCTTTAGATGTGCCTTTAAACAAGGCAGATACACTTGCAAAGATGGTGCCAAGAGATCTAGACATAACCATAGACTTAGCTTTAGAGAGAAATCCTGAGTTTAAGAAAGCCTACGATGAAGACGAAGAGGCAAAGAAAATAATTGATATATCAAGACAGCTTGAGGGTTTGCCAAGGAATATTGGTACTCACGCTGCTGGTATATTAATCACTGAAGAGACTATAACAAACCACCTACCTCTTGTTAAGAACAAAGAGTCTATATCCACTCAGTACACTATGACAGAGCTTGAAGAGCTTGGATTTTTGAAGATGGACTTCTTAGGCTTAAGAAATTTAACGGTTATTCAAGATGCACTTGATATGATAGAGAAAAACTATAATCTTAAAGTTGACTTTGATAATATGGAATGCGACGACAAAAATGTTATAAATTTATTTACAAACGCTGAAACAATAGGTGTATTTCAATTCGAGTCGGTTGGTATGAGAAGGTTCTTAAAGGAATTAAAGGCCCAAAAGTTTGAAGATCTAATTGCTGCAAACTCATTGTTTAGACCGGGACCTATGCAATCGATACCAAAGTTTGTCGAGGCAAGGCATGATCCATCTAAGATAAGCTACTTAGATCCGCATCTTGAACCAATACTAAAGGAAACATATGGTTGCATTGTATATCAAGAGCAGGTTATGAGAATATTTAGAAACCTTGCTGGCTACTCACTTGGCGGTGCTGACATAGTTAGAAGAGCCATGAGTAAGAAGAAGATGAAGGTCTTGGAGCAAGAGAGAAAGAACTTTATCTATGGTAAGGACGACGGGGATGAAGTGATTATCAAGGGTGCTGTGAGAAACGGCATTAAAGAAGAGGTAGCAAATCAAATTTTTGATTACATGCTTGACTTTGCAAACTACGCCTTCAACAAGTCACACTCTGCTGCTTACTCGGTCGTTGCATATAGAACAGCCTACCTTAAGTACTACTATCCAAAAGAGTATATGGCAAGTCTACTTAGCTCTGTAATGGGCAACACTCCAGATGTAATAAAGTATCTAGAAGAGGCAAAAAGACTTGGCATAGAAGTCTTAAGACCTGATATAAACAAGTCATTTAGAAAGTTTGCAACAGAAGACGATTGTATAAGATTCGGACTTTCAGCGATTAAAAACGTAGGAAGTAATGTTATTGATTCAATACTAAAAGCCAGAGGAAAGATAGATGGCTTTACTTCATTTGAAGACTTCTTAACAAAGACTTACAAAGTTGATTCGGCTGCTATGAACAAAAAGTCTATAGAGTCTCTAATAAAAGCAGGGGCGCTTGACTCACTTGGATTGAATAGAAGCCAAATGCTTGGTTCATATGACTTTATTCTTAAGAGTATACAAAAGGATGCAAAGAGCAATGCCGAGGGACAGCTTGGTCTATTCGGACTTAGTGATGATAATTCATCCCATGCACAATACAAGGTGCCGGAAGCTACAGAACTTTCAAAGTTTATGCTTCTTGAGGGCGAAAAAGAGATGACTGGCATATATTTTTCAGGTCATCCACTTGAAGAATTTACACAAGAACTAAGAGATAACAGCGACTTTACGTCCATTGAGATGAAAGAAAAGCTTGCTGATGAAACCGATACAGACATTAAAGATAATATGTTTATTTCTTATGCAGGTATGATATCTGATGTCACTAAGAAGGTAACAAAGAATAATCAAATGATGGCCTTCATCGATTTAGAAGATATTTATGACAATATTAGAGTGGTAATCTTCCCAAGAGTTTACGAAACTTACAGAAGTTTGATAAAAGAAGGAGAGAGAATAGTAGTTAAAGGAAGATTGCAAATAAGCGCTAATGATGAGATAAACATCATAGCAGATAGAGTTAAAAGGCTTGAAAAGCGTAAAGAGACTTTATACTTAAGAATAAAAAAAGATAAAGATGATAATGATAAAATGGATATCTTGGATATTCTAAAGAAATATAAGGGAGATAACCCTGTTGTAGTGTACTTTGAAGAGACAAAGTCTACTATTGAATCCAACGATAGCACAGCTATTGACATAGACAATGAGAAGCTATATGAGGATTTAAAAATGCATTTAAACGAAGATGATATAGTTATCAAATAG
- the pyk gene encoding pyruvate kinase, protein MKKTKIVCTIGPSSDSYDVLKDLVSEGMNVARLNFSHGTHTEHKTRIDTIKKLREDIDEPIAIMLDTKGPEIRIKTFKDGMIRIEQGQDFILTSEDIEGDETKVSVTYKDIAKDLKVNDRVLIDDGLVEFTVKSVDENNVYMRAVNSGELSDRKGVNLPSVKVNLPTLTEKDVEDLIFGIENDVDFIAASFIRSAKDVLEIRKILESNGGEDIKIISKIENLEGVQNIDEIIEVSDGIMVARGDMGVELDEEDIPLVQKEIIRKCNLKGKFVITATQMLDSMIRNPRPTRAEVTDVANAILDGSSAIMLSGETAAGAYPVKATEMMRKIALKIEDSLDYKILINSTNDEHEINITNSIAKATREAALDLNAKLIIAATSSGLTARNISKFKPKSPIIAATTNEKVRRQLSIEWGVYPIRAKLATNIDELFHDSVNILKNVKFVKEGDLVILTAGMPLGKTGSTNIMMVKTVGKLLCKGMGIGKHKISARACVAKNAQELEEKFKDGDIVVTIGVYKEMLPFIQRSKGIITVEGGLTSQGAIVGINYHLATVVGAKEAMENIESGEMISVDASTGEIYEGKIFNEGEVI, encoded by the coding sequence ATGAAAAAGACCAAGATAGTTTGCACTATTGGTCCAAGCTCAGACTCATATGATGTCTTGAAGGATTTAGTAAGTGAAGGAATGAATGTTGCAAGACTAAACTTCTCACACGGCACTCATACGGAACATAAGACAAGGATAGATACTATAAAGAAGCTTAGAGAGGATATTGATGAGCCTATAGCGATAATGCTTGATACAAAGGGTCCTGAGATTAGGATAAAAACATTTAAAGATGGCATGATTAGGATAGAGCAAGGACAAGATTTTATTTTAACGAGCGAGGACATTGAAGGAGACGAGACAAAGGTTTCTGTCACATACAAAGACATTGCCAAGGATTTAAAGGTAAATGACAGAGTACTTATTGACGACGGTCTTGTTGAGTTCACTGTAAAATCAGTCGATGAGAACAATGTTTATATGAGGGCTGTTAACTCGGGCGAGCTAAGCGATAGAAAAGGAGTTAATCTTCCTTCAGTTAAAGTAAATTTACCAACGCTTACAGAAAAAGATGTTGAAGACCTTATCTTTGGCATAGAAAATGATGTAGATTTTATTGCAGCTTCATTTATTAGAAGCGCAAAAGATGTATTAGAGATAAGAAAAATTCTTGAGAGCAATGGCGGAGAAGACATTAAAATAATTTCTAAGATAGAAAATCTAGAAGGCGTTCAAAATATTGACGAAATAATCGAAGTATCTGATGGCATCATGGTTGCTAGAGGCGATATGGGCGTTGAGCTTGATGAGGAGGACATACCACTAGTTCAAAAAGAAATAATAAGAAAATGCAATCTAAAGGGAAAGTTTGTAATAACAGCCACTCAAATGCTAGATTCTATGATAAGAAACCCAAGACCAACAAGAGCAGAGGTAACTGATGTTGCTAACGCAATACTAGATGGATCAAGCGCGATAATGTTATCTGGAGAAACCGCTGCAGGAGCATATCCTGTTAAGGCTACTGAGATGATGAGAAAGATTGCGCTTAAAATTGAGGACAGCTTGGATTATAAAATCTTAATTAATAGCACTAATGATGAGCATGAGATAAATATAACTAATTCAATCGCGAAAGCGACTAGAGAAGCAGCACTTGATTTAAATGCAAAACTAATTATTGCAGCTACATCATCAGGGCTTACTGCAAGAAATATATCAAAGTTCAAACCAAAATCGCCAATCATCGCAGCTACTACAAATGAAAAAGTTAGAAGGCAATTATCAATTGAGTGGGGAGTTTATCCTATAAGAGCAAAGTTAGCTACAAATATTGATGAACTCTTTCATGATTCAGTAAATATTTTAAAGAATGTAAAATTTGTAAAGGAGGGAGATCTAGTCATCCTAACTGCAGGTATGCCACTAGGAAAAACTGGATCGACAAACATTATGATGGTAAAGACAGTTGGTAAACTACTATGCAAAGGTATGGGCATAGGCAAGCATAAAATTAGTGCAAGAGCATGTGTTGCAAAGAACGCACAAGAGCTTGAAGAAAAATTTAAAGATGGCGATATAGTTGTAACTATAGGCGTATATAAGGAGATGCTACCATTCATTCAAAGGTCCAAAGGCATAATAACAGTTGAAGGAGGACTTACTAGTCAAGGTGCTATAGTCGGAATAAACTACCATCTAGCGACTGTTGTTGGAGCAAAAGAAGCTATGGAAAACATTGAGAGTGGCGAGATGATAAGTGTTGACGCATCAACTGGAGAGATATATGAAGGTAAAATATTTAATGAAGGGGAAGTGATTTAA
- the pfkA gene encoding 6-phosphofructokinase produces MKTIAILTSGGDAPGMNAVIRSVVRTAIYNDVKVLAVKEGYNGLIKGDIETMTLSSVADIIHRGGTILRTARSEEFMTEEGINQALKVIKKFKIDAIVALGGDGTFRGARELVKRGIKVSCVPCTIDNDLAYTDYTIGFLTAVETAVSAISKLRDTSESHGRAIVLQVMGRNCGDIALYSGIAGGAEAIVVPELEIDTDAIIQKIKNGRKRGKKHHIIVTAEGALDAYDLAKIIEEKSDIETRVTVLGYVQRGGVPTVQDRILASEFGYRAVNLLIEGKTGLVLGYKDGKFIEVDINEALNAKKELNKELLKMVDILSI; encoded by the coding sequence ATGAAGACTATTGCTATATTAACAAGTGGCGGTGACGCACCTGGAATGAATGCTGTTATTAGATCGGTTGTAAGAACAGCGATATATAACGATGTAAAAGTTTTAGCTGTAAAGGAAGGTTACAACGGTCTAATAAAGGGTGACATTGAAACGATGACACTATCGAGCGTTGCAGATATAATTCATAGGGGTGGAACTATACTTAGAACTGCAAGAAGCGAAGAGTTTATGACTGAAGAAGGTATTAATCAAGCTCTTAAAGTAATTAAGAAATTCAAGATAGATGCTATAGTCGCTCTTGGTGGAGATGGTACATTTAGAGGAGCAAGAGAGCTAGTAAAGCGTGGCATAAAAGTATCATGCGTTCCATGCACAATAGACAACGACCTTGCTTATACTGACTACACTATAGGATTTTTAACTGCAGTTGAGACAGCAGTATCCGCTATAAGTAAGCTAAGAGACACATCAGAGTCTCACGGCAGAGCTATAGTACTACAAGTTATGGGTAGAAACTGTGGAGACATTGCTCTATACTCAGGCATAGCTGGTGGTGCAGAAGCCATAGTTGTGCCAGAGCTTGAAATAGATACTGATGCCATAATTCAAAAAATAAAAAATGGTAGAAAAAGAGGTAAGAAGCACCACATCATAGTCACTGCTGAAGGCGCGCTTGATGCATACGACTTAGCAAAGATTATAGAAGAAAAGAGCGATATTGAAACTCGTGTTACGGTCTTAGGTTATGTTCAAAGAGGCGGTGTGCCTACAGTACAAGACAGAATTCTTGCAAGTGAATTTGGTTACAGAGCGGTAAACTTACTAATAGAAGGTAAGACTGGCCTTGTCTTAGGATATAAGGACGGCAAGTTTATTGAAGTAGATATAAACGAAGCACTTAATGCTAAGAAAGAGCTAAATAAAGAATTGCTTAAGATGGTAGACATACTATCGATTTAG
- the lgt gene encoding prolipoprotein diacylglyceryl transferase has translation MKPFYTIFGIRLASYGSLIALGIVVASLVYWYRKKEYPADKETIYYSIVYGMIGGFLGAKLLYLITDFNFVVDSLKNTKDLVSTLRDILAGGYVFYGGIIGGLVALYIYSKKYKINFLDMIDSMAPEVPLAHAFGRIGCFMAGCCYGLPCNSKFAVIFPKESVGLSGVKLFPVQLLSSLGNIIIFIILFIYSKKDRSRGKVSGLYIILYGIGRFLVEFLRYDDVRGHFLYFSTSQWISILLVPLGVILYKKGESLCKKTQE, from the coding sequence ATGAAACCATTTTACACAATATTTGGAATAAGACTTGCTAGCTATGGCTCACTTATAGCCCTTGGCATAGTTGTAGCAAGCCTTGTTTATTGGTATAGAAAAAAAGAGTATCCCGCAGATAAAGAAACCATCTACTACTCCATAGTATATGGTATGATTGGTGGCTTCTTAGGAGCAAAGCTTCTCTATCTTATAACAGACTTTAACTTTGTTGTAGATAGTTTAAAGAATACTAAAGACTTAGTCTCAACACTAAGAGATATCTTAGCAGGTGGCTATGTATTCTACGGAGGCATCATAGGCGGGCTAGTCGCTTTGTATATTTACTCTAAAAAATACAAAATTAATTTCTTAGATATGATAGACTCTATGGCCCCTGAAGTACCACTTGCACACGCCTTTGGTAGAATCGGCTGCTTTATGGCTGGCTGCTGCTATGGTTTGCCATGCAATAGTAAATTTGCAGTAATCTTTCCAAAAGAAAGCGTTGGTTTAAGCGGAGTAAAGCTCTTCCCTGTTCAGCTATTGAGCTCATTAGGCAACATTATTATATTTATAATTCTGTTCATCTACTCAAAGAAAGATAGATCCAGAGGAAAAGTTTCGGGCCTATATATCATACTATATGGCATAGGAAGATTTTTAGTTGAATTTTTAAGATATGATGACGTAAGAGGACACTTCTTATACTTCTCAACATCACAATGGATATCGATACTGCTCGTACCATTAGGCGTAATACTATATAAAAAGGGTGAAAGCTTATGCAAGAAAACACAAGAATAA
- a CDS encoding folate family ECF transporter S component: MQKRRFTTKKLVLSALFVTLTILMSKFLKIKIATGLVFSFGGYPLMFGGMVLGPYYGFMMGIVSDVIKFMLSPSQFGFNFAFTLLEGLLGWFPGFMVWKLTNGEGFSALLENRKKQNIAIISTSLFRAIFINIICNSALLHIYMGKALIALMTARILKNTIEIFLVYFILTAIVEALRARKVKFEF; the protein is encoded by the coding sequence ATGCAAAAAAGGAGATTTACGACTAAGAAATTAGTCCTAAGTGCATTGTTCGTTACGTTAACAATTTTAATGTCTAAATTTTTGAAAATTAAAATTGCTACTGGATTAGTTTTCTCATTTGGTGGATACCCACTAATGTTTGGTGGTATGGTTTTAGGACCTTATTACGGCTTTATGATGGGTATAGTTTCAGACGTTATAAAATTTATGCTATCACCAAGCCAATTTGGTTTTAACTTTGCCTTTACACTATTAGAGGGCTTGTTAGGATGGTTCCCAGGCTTTATGGTTTGGAAATTAACTAATGGCGAAGGTTTCTCAGCATTATTGGAGAACAGAAAGAAACAAAACATAGCAATCATATCAACAAGTTTATTTAGAGCTATATTTATAAATATTATATGTAATTCAGCACTTTTACACATATATATGGGTAAAGCACTAATAGCACTAATGACAGCAAGAATACTTAAGAACACTATAGAAATATTCTTAGTATACTTCATCCTTACAGCTATAGTTGAAGCTTTAAGAGCAAGAAAAGTTAAATTTGAGTTTTAG